From Glycine soja cultivar W05 chromosome 4, ASM419377v2, whole genome shotgun sequence, the proteins below share one genomic window:
- the LOC114409550 gene encoding probable calcium-binding protein CML15 produces MSKLQVNQLNQLREIFAKFDMDSDGSLTILELAALLRSLGLNPSGDEIHALLANMDSNGNGFVEFDELVEAILHDISAEILLNQEMLFGVFKCFDRDGNGYITAAELAGAMAKMGQPLTYRELTEMITEADTDGDGVISFNEFASVMGRSASDFLGLALL; encoded by the coding sequence ATGTCAAAGCTTCAGGTGAATCAACTCAATCAATTAAGGGAAATTTTTGCAAAATTTGACATGGATTCGGATGGCAGCCTAACGATTTTGGAACTCGCCGCGCTCCTTCGATCGTTGGGGCTGAATCCCTCAGGGGACGAAATCCATGCCTTGTTAGCCAACATGGACTCAAATGGCAATGGCTTTGTGGAGTTTGATGAGTTGGTGGAAGCAATATTGCATGACATAAGTGCAGAGATTTTGTTGAACCAAGAAATGCTATTTGGGGTGTTCAAGTGTTTTGACCGTGATGGGAACGGTTACATAACAGCTGCGGAGTTAGCAGGGGCAATGGCAAAAATGGGTCAACCCCTTACATATAGAGAGCTCACAGAGATGATCACAGAGGCTGACACAGATGGTGATGGTGTGATTAGTTTCAATGAATTTGCCTCTGTGATGGGTAGGTCAGCCTCTGACTTCTTAGGCCTTGCATTGTTGTGA